In Vibrio sp. 10N, the following proteins share a genomic window:
- the glnB gene encoding nitrogen regulatory protein P-II yields the protein MKKIEAIIKPFKLDDVREALAEVGITGMTVSEVKGFGRQKGHTELYRGAEYMVDFLPKVKLEIVVASDVADQCVETIIETAQTGKIGDGKIFITDIERVVRIRTGEEDEDAI from the coding sequence ATGAAAAAGATTGAAGCGATTATCAAACCATTCAAGCTTGATGATGTGCGTGAAGCATTGGCAGAAGTTGGCATCACGGGGATGACGGTTTCTGAAGTGAAAGGTTTTGGTCGTCAAAAAGGCCATACTGAGTTGTACCGTGGTGCAGAATACATGGTTGATTTCTTGCCAAAAGTGAAGCTTGAAATCGTGGTGGCGAGCGATGTTGCGGATCAATGTGTAGAAACCATTATCGAGACGGCGCAAACCGGTAAAATCGGTGATGGCAAGATTTTCATCACTGACATCGAGCGTGTTGTTCGTATCCGTACTGGCGAAGAAGACGAAGACGCGATCTAA
- a CDS encoding DUF1853 family protein, whose amino-acid sequence MQTIRDFITWINESQSLVTGHSSVAEGFPKVSNQSSAQDDSEYLGNPRLGFLYQELCRRLFEQSDSHSVFAEEIQLQHDGRTLGAIDFLIEKPEQQQIEHWEVAIKFYLLKDGLWYGPNAKDRLDKKVSRMLEHQLKMSDTPAFKAQFPDIVSPSQHLLMQGRLYINPFDQEKTPTQCLGLEINPQRVTGYWCYQSQFHLINEPIYRLEKPLWATGKPQRAECDAVSTLPKHFIHCQAKSGQFWFVVPDDWPQSSM is encoded by the coding sequence ATGCAAACCATCAGGGACTTTATTACTTGGATAAATGAAAGCCAGAGCCTCGTCACAGGACATTCGAGCGTGGCTGAAGGTTTTCCCAAGGTATCCAATCAATCGAGCGCACAAGACGATTCAGAGTACCTAGGCAACCCTAGGCTTGGCTTTCTTTATCAGGAGCTGTGTCGACGTTTGTTTGAACAAAGCGACAGCCATAGTGTCTTTGCTGAAGAGATACAACTGCAGCACGATGGACGCACCTTGGGGGCTATCGACTTTCTTATCGAAAAACCAGAACAGCAACAGATCGAACACTGGGAGGTAGCGATTAAGTTCTATTTGCTGAAAGATGGGCTCTGGTATGGGCCGAATGCAAAAGATAGGCTAGATAAGAAAGTGAGCCGCATGCTAGAGCATCAGCTAAAAATGTCTGATACCCCCGCGTTTAAGGCTCAGTTCCCTGATATTGTCAGCCCTTCCCAACATTTGTTGATGCAAGGCCGATTGTATATCAACCCGTTTGACCAAGAGAAGACGCCAACCCAATGCTTAGGCCTTGAGATCAATCCACAGCGCGTTACTGGTTATTGGTGCTACCAATCTCAATTTCATCTTATCAATGAACCGATATACCGGTTAGAAAAACCGCTTTGGGCGACCGGAAAGCCACAACGTGCAGAGTGCGATGCTGTGTCGACGCTACCCAAGCACTTTATTCATTGTCAGGCCAAAAGCGGCCAGTTCTGGTTTGTCGTCCCCGATGACTGGCCGCAAAGCAGTATGTAA
- a CDS encoding endonuclease/exonuclease/phosphatase family protein, whose translation MKLKWILVGIVAAAGMAVGGFQSVFTVSDTPEITTVRGTQVDTELKCYHNPTPQALDDEGRLNVLVWNVYKQNRENLLSELTERTQDRQLVLLQEASLDDQFLDWLQRSEWGSNQVSAFKAFDVSSGVLNLSRTMPKVACANLQVEPWLQLPKSGLYAEYALSNGQTLIALNIHSVNFTIGTQEYKQQLDSFKQVLESHSGPLLIAGDFNSWSESRMAVLKQALNDYQIQEVKFTPDNRKRFVTGLPLDHIFYRGMTLEAMSTPESDASDHNPLLAEFVLAQ comes from the coding sequence ATGAAGTTAAAGTGGATTTTAGTCGGCATAGTGGCCGCAGCAGGCATGGCGGTAGGCGGCTTTCAGAGTGTGTTTACGGTTTCTGATACGCCAGAGATCACCACCGTTCGCGGCACGCAGGTTGATACCGAATTGAAGTGTTATCACAACCCAACACCGCAGGCGCTTGATGATGAAGGGCGACTCAATGTGTTGGTGTGGAATGTCTACAAACAAAACCGGGAGAACCTTCTCTCTGAGCTAACAGAGCGAACTCAAGACAGGCAGTTAGTGTTGCTTCAAGAGGCAAGCCTAGATGATCAGTTTCTCGATTGGCTTCAACGCTCCGAGTGGGGCAGTAACCAGGTTAGCGCGTTTAAAGCCTTTGATGTTTCAAGTGGTGTTTTGAATTTGAGTCGAACCATGCCAAAGGTTGCGTGTGCAAACCTTCAGGTTGAGCCATGGTTGCAACTTCCTAAATCAGGGCTCTATGCGGAATATGCGCTCTCTAATGGGCAAACCTTGATTGCGCTGAATATTCATTCAGTGAACTTTACCATTGGCACCCAAGAGTACAAACAGCAGCTCGACTCCTTTAAACAAGTGCTCGAGTCTCACTCAGGTCCACTGCTCATTGCTGGCGACTTTAACAGCTGGAGTGAGTCGCGAATGGCAGTACTCAAACAAGCCCTCAATGACTATCAGATCCAAGAGGTCAAATTTACTCCCGATAATAGGAAGCGCTTTGTTACCGGACTCCCACTCGATCATATTTTCTATCGAGGCATGACGTTAGAGGCGATGAGTACGCCAGAGAGTGATGCATCGGATCATAACCCCTTGCTGGCTGAGTTCGTGTTGGCTCAGTAG
- the sdhD gene encoding succinate dehydrogenase, hydrophobic membrane anchor protein: MVNNVSTFGRNGVHDYLLIRATAIIMTLYTIYLVSFCAFAGDISYVSWTNFFGGTFTKVFTMLALVSVLIHAWIGLWQVLTDYIKHTMLRGVLQLGIVAVLLGYFFSGFFILWGA, from the coding sequence ATGGTAAACAACGTTTCAACTTTTGGTCGTAACGGCGTCCACGATTATCTTTTGATTCGTGCTACCGCCATCATTATGACTTTATACACGATTTATCTCGTGAGCTTCTGCGCTTTTGCAGGGGATATTTCCTACGTATCGTGGACTAATTTCTTTGGTGGTACTTTCACTAAAGTGTTCACCATGTTGGCATTGGTCTCTGTACTGATCCACGCATGGATTGGTCTATGGCAAGTTCTTACAGACTACATCAAGCACACTATGTTACGTGGTGTTCTACAACTAGGCATTGTCGCTGTGTTGCTTGGTTATTTCTTCTCTGGTTTCTTTATTCTGTGGGGTGCGTAA
- the sdhC gene encoding succinate dehydrogenase cytochrome b556 subunit: MSKPVKERKSRPVNLDLQTIRFPITAIASILHRVSGVITFVSIGILLWLLAKSLSSPVGFVEAADIVDGFFVKFILWGILTALAYHIVGGVRHLIMDLGYFEELESGAKSAKVAFIVTGILSLLAGVLVW, encoded by the coding sequence GTGAGCAAGCCCGTGAAAGAAAGAAAGTCCAGACCTGTTAATCTAGATTTACAGACAATTCGCTTTCCGATCACTGCAATCGCGTCTATCCTGCACCGTGTGTCTGGTGTGATAACGTTTGTGTCGATCGGTATTCTCCTTTGGTTATTAGCCAAATCACTCTCGTCCCCAGTAGGGTTTGTCGAGGCGGCCGACATCGTCGACGGCTTTTTCGTCAAATTTATTCTTTGGGGCATTTTGACAGCACTTGCGTATCACATCGTGGGTGGTGTTCGCCACTTGATTATGGACTTAGGTTACTTTGAAGAGCTCGAATCGGGCGCGAAAAGTGCCAAGGTTGCCTTCATCGTGACAGGCATCCTGTCTCTGCTGGCTGGAGTATTGGTATGGTAA
- a CDS encoding Nif3-like dinuclear metal center hexameric protein gives MNNLKLEAILNEKLSPQLIKDYSPNGLQVEGASDIKKVITGVTASQALIDYAVSVGADAVLVHHGYFWKGEPEPIRGMKGKRIRTLIKNDVNLFGYHLPLDIHPELGNNARLAQLLDIEVIDGLEGHPQSVAMFGKLATPMTGAEFAAKIAKTLNREPLHIAPDMAEKLIETVGWCTGGGQDYIELAASKGLDAFISGEISERTTYTARELNIHYFAAGHHATERYGIKALGEWLAKEHGLDVEFKDIDNPV, from the coding sequence ATGAATAACCTAAAGCTTGAAGCTATCCTCAATGAAAAACTCTCACCGCAACTGATTAAAGATTACAGCCCAAATGGACTTCAAGTCGAAGGTGCGAGTGATATCAAAAAAGTGATTACCGGTGTCACCGCATCACAAGCGCTTATTGATTACGCTGTGAGTGTCGGAGCGGATGCCGTATTGGTTCATCATGGCTATTTCTGGAAGGGTGAGCCGGAGCCTATTCGCGGAATGAAGGGTAAGCGCATTCGTACTCTTATTAAAAACGACGTGAACCTATTTGGCTACCACCTGCCACTTGATATCCACCCGGAGCTAGGTAACAACGCTAGATTAGCGCAATTGCTTGATATTGAAGTCATTGATGGCCTTGAGGGACACCCTCAGTCTGTGGCGATGTTCGGCAAATTGGCGACGCCGATGACTGGCGCTGAGTTTGCAGCTAAGATTGCCAAAACGTTGAATCGTGAGCCTTTGCATATCGCGCCTGATATGGCGGAGAAGCTGATTGAAACCGTTGGCTGGTGTACAGGTGGTGGTCAAGACTACATTGAGCTTGCTGCGTCAAAAGGCTTGGATGCGTTTATTTCGGGAGAAATCTCGGAGCGCACGACCTACACAGCGCGCGAACTGAATATTCACTACTTTGCCGCAGGGCATCATGCAACCGAGCGTTATGGAATTAAAGCGTTGGGCGAATGGTTGGCTAAAGAGCATGGGCTCGATGTTGAGTTTAAGGACATCGATAATCCGGTCTAA
- the sucA gene encoding 2-oxoglutarate dehydrogenase E1 component, producing MHNGVMKAWLESSHLAGANATYVEDLYELYLSDPDQVSEEWRRVFDGLPVQPDVVEQPHSRVRDYFRRLAQETKHSSAQVSDPEVDAKQVKVLQLINAYRFRGHQAANLDPLGLWKRPTVDELEPAFHSLTEDDLDETFNVGSFAIGQDSMTLRDLHKALQKTYCGSIGAEYMHMTNTAQKRWIQQRLESVVGQPSFDIEHKHTFLEELTAAEGLERYLGAKFPGAKRFSLEGGDALIPMTKELIRHAGSQGMREVVIGMAHRGRLNMLVNVLGKKPQDLFDEFAGKHDETWGTGDVKYHQGFSADFATPGGDVHLALAFNPSHLEIVNPVVIGSVRARQDRLGDKDGSMVLPITIHGDSAIAGQGVVQETFNMSQARGFKVGGTIRIVVNNQVGFTTSNPRDTRSTMYCTDIAKMVQAPIFHVNADDPEAVAFVTQIALDFRNEFGKDVVIDLVCYRRHGHNEADEPNATQPLMYQKIKKHPTPRKLYADVLIERDESDIETATQMINEYRDALDRGEVVCREWRPMALHSVDWSPYLGRDWDEEWGGQVGTDRLVGLGNKLGQYPESHKLQSRVNKLYNDRAAMMNGEKLIDWGMAETLAYATLLDDGKRIRISGQDSGRGTFFHRHSVLHNQEDASTYIPLCNLHDKQGPFQVFDSVLSEEAVLAFEYGYATAEPSGLTIWEAQFGDFANGAQVVIDQFISSGEQKWGRLCGLTMLLPHGYEGQGPEHSSARLERYLQLCAEQNMQVVIPSTPAQVYHMIRRQVVRPMRRPLIVMSPKSLLRHPLCVSSIEDLSEGTFEPAIGEIDDLKPENVKRVVFCSGKVYFDLLEQRRNNDQEDVAIVRIEQLYPFPLDDVKAKIAEYTNAQDFIWCQEEPQNQGAWYSSQHNFRAAIPAGADLKYAGRPASASPAVGYMSVHLKQQKALISDALTLD from the coding sequence ATGCACAATGGTGTGATGAAGGCATGGCTCGAGTCTTCACACTTGGCAGGCGCCAATGCAACGTACGTAGAAGATCTCTACGAACTGTATCTAAGTGATCCCGATCAGGTAAGTGAGGAGTGGAGACGTGTATTTGATGGGCTGCCTGTGCAGCCTGATGTGGTGGAACAGCCGCATTCACGTGTCCGTGATTACTTCCGACGACTCGCTCAAGAAACAAAGCATTCAAGTGCTCAAGTAAGTGACCCCGAGGTCGATGCAAAACAAGTAAAAGTCCTACAGCTTATCAATGCTTACCGCTTCCGCGGGCATCAAGCTGCAAACCTGGACCCTCTAGGTTTATGGAAACGCCCAACGGTTGATGAGTTGGAGCCTGCGTTCCACTCGTTGACGGAAGATGATTTAGACGAAACGTTCAATGTCGGCTCTTTTGCGATTGGCCAAGACAGCATGACGCTTCGTGATCTTCATAAAGCTCTTCAAAAAACCTACTGTGGCTCAATCGGTGCAGAATACATGCACATGACAAACACCGCTCAAAAACGTTGGATTCAGCAGCGTTTAGAGTCTGTGGTTGGCCAACCTTCCTTTGATATCGAACATAAACACACTTTCCTAGAAGAGCTGACTGCAGCAGAAGGTCTTGAGCGTTATCTTGGCGCGAAATTCCCAGGTGCAAAGCGTTTCTCTCTAGAAGGTGGTGACGCGCTAATCCCAATGACCAAAGAACTGATTCGCCATGCTGGTAGCCAAGGCATGCGTGAAGTGGTGATTGGTATGGCGCACCGTGGTCGTTTAAACATGTTGGTCAATGTCTTGGGTAAAAAACCACAGGACTTGTTCGATGAGTTTGCGGGCAAACACGATGAGACTTGGGGCACGGGTGATGTGAAATATCACCAAGGCTTCTCTGCCGACTTTGCAACACCAGGTGGTGATGTGCATTTAGCATTGGCATTTAACCCATCTCACCTAGAGATTGTAAACCCAGTAGTTATCGGCTCAGTACGTGCTCGTCAAGATCGCTTAGGCGACAAAGACGGTAGCATGGTACTGCCAATTACGATTCATGGTGACTCAGCCATTGCGGGTCAGGGTGTGGTACAAGAGACCTTTAATATGTCGCAAGCTCGCGGCTTTAAGGTTGGCGGTACGATTCGTATTGTGGTCAATAACCAAGTTGGTTTTACCACTTCAAACCCTCGCGATACTCGTTCAACCATGTACTGTACCGACATCGCTAAGATGGTTCAGGCACCAATTTTCCACGTCAATGCCGATGACCCAGAAGCCGTTGCTTTTGTTACGCAAATCGCGCTCGATTTCCGTAACGAGTTTGGTAAAGATGTGGTGATTGATCTGGTTTGTTACCGTCGCCATGGTCATAACGAAGCGGATGAGCCAAATGCGACTCAGCCTTTGATGTACCAAAAGATCAAAAAACACCCGACGCCTCGCAAATTGTATGCGGATGTCTTGATTGAGCGTGATGAAAGCGATATTGAAACTGCGACGCAGATGATCAATGAGTATCGTGATGCACTCGATCGTGGCGAAGTCGTGTGTAGAGAGTGGCGTCCTATGGCACTGCACTCAGTCGACTGGTCGCCATATCTCGGCCGTGACTGGGATGAAGAGTGGGGAGGCCAAGTTGGCACCGACCGTCTTGTCGGTCTTGGTAATAAGCTTGGTCAGTATCCAGAAAGCCACAAGCTGCAAAGCCGAGTTAACAAGCTGTACAACGACCGTGCGGCGATGATGAACGGTGAAAAGCTGATTGACTGGGGTATGGCCGAAACTCTGGCCTACGCGACCTTGCTTGATGACGGTAAACGTATTCGAATCTCAGGGCAGGACTCTGGTCGTGGTACGTTCTTCCACCGCCACTCAGTGCTGCATAACCAAGAAGACGCGAGTACCTATATCCCACTTTGTAACCTTCATGATAAACAAGGTCCGTTCCAAGTATTCGACTCCGTACTATCTGAAGAAGCGGTATTGGCGTTTGAATATGGCTATGCGACAGCTGAACCAAGTGGTTTAACTATTTGGGAAGCGCAGTTTGGTGACTTTGCTAACGGTGCTCAAGTGGTTATTGACCAGTTTATCTCATCTGGTGAGCAGAAGTGGGGCCGTCTATGTGGCCTAACGATGCTGTTACCACACGGTTATGAAGGTCAAGGTCCAGAGCACTCATCGGCTCGCTTGGAGCGTTACCTCCAATTGTGTGCTGAGCAAAACATGCAGGTGGTGATCCCGTCTACACCAGCTCAGGTTTATCACATGATCCGTCGTCAGGTGGTTCGCCCGATGCGTCGTCCGCTTATCGTTATGTCGCCAAAATCGTTGCTAAGACATCCACTGTGTGTCTCTAGCATTGAAGATTTGTCTGAAGGTACGTTTGAACCGGCGATTGGTGAGATTGATGATCTGAAACCAGAAAACGTCAAACGCGTGGTGTTCTGCTCAGGTAAAGTCTATTTCGACCTACTCGAGCAACGTCGCAACAACGACCAAGAGGACGTTGCTATTGTGCGTATTGAACAGCTGTATCCATTCCCATTGGATGATGTAAAAGCCAAGATTGCTGAATACACCAATGCTCAAGATTTCATTTGGTGTCAGGAAGAGCCTCAAAACCAAGGCGCTTGGTATTCAAGTCAACACAACTTCCGCGCGGCTATTCCTGCGGGCGCTGACTTGAAATACGCTGGTCGACCAGCATCTGCATCACCGGCAGTTGGTTATATGTCGGTACACTTGAAACAACAGAAAGCGTTAATTTCTGACGCGTTGACCCTAGATTAA
- a CDS encoding citrate synthase — MADKKATLHIEGQAPIELPIMEGSIGPEVVDVRKLGANGYFTFDPGFLATASCESQITYIDGGKGVLLHRGFPIDQLANNADYLEVCYILLVGEAPSREEYEEFKQIVTRHTMVHEQIASFFHGFRRDAHPMAVMCGVVGALAAFYHDSLDINNDSHREIAAYRLISKMPTLAAMCYKYSIGQPFIYPRNDLTYAENFLHMMFANPCEEYEVNPIVARAMDKIFTLHADHEQNASTSTVRLAGSSGANPFACIAAGIASLWGPAHGGANEACLRMLEEIGSVDKIPEFIERAKDKDDPFRLMGFGHRVYKNYDPRATVMREACHDVLKELNIQDPLLDVAMELERIALSDEYFVEKKLYPNVDFYSGIILKAIGIPVSMFTVIFAMSRTVGWIAHWNEMHSDPDNRIGRPRQLYTGQAMRDFKPLHERE, encoded by the coding sequence ATGGCAGATAAGAAAGCGACCCTTCACATTGAAGGTCAAGCGCCAATCGAGCTGCCGATTATGGAAGGTTCTATCGGACCAGAAGTAGTCGATGTTCGTAAGCTTGGAGCGAATGGTTACTTTACATTTGACCCGGGTTTTCTTGCCACTGCATCTTGTGAATCTCAAATCACTTATATCGACGGCGGCAAAGGTGTTTTGCTACACCGTGGCTTCCCTATCGATCAGTTAGCTAACAATGCAGACTACCTTGAAGTGTGCTACATCCTTCTTGTTGGCGAAGCCCCATCACGTGAAGAATATGAAGAGTTCAAGCAAATTGTTACTCGTCACACTATGGTTCACGAGCAAATCGCGAGTTTCTTCCACGGTTTCCGTCGCGACGCTCACCCAATGGCCGTTATGTGTGGTGTAGTCGGTGCACTTGCAGCCTTCTATCACGACTCCCTCGATATCAACAATGACTCACACCGTGAAATTGCGGCTTACCGCCTAATTTCTAAGATGCCAACCCTTGCAGCTATGTGCTACAAGTATTCTATCGGTCAACCATTCATCTACCCACGCAACGACCTAACGTATGCGGAGAACTTCCTACACATGATGTTCGCAAACCCTTGCGAAGAGTACGAAGTAAACCCTATCGTTGCGCGTGCAATGGACAAGATCTTTACCCTACACGCAGACCACGAGCAAAATGCTTCAACGTCAACGGTACGTCTAGCAGGCTCATCTGGCGCTAACCCGTTTGCATGTATTGCAGCAGGTATCGCGTCGCTATGGGGGCCTGCACACGGCGGTGCAAACGAAGCGTGTTTGCGTATGCTTGAAGAGATTGGTTCTGTAGACAAGATCCCTGAGTTCATCGAACGAGCGAAGGACAAAGACGACCCATTCCGCCTAATGGGCTTTGGTCACCGTGTTTACAAGAACTACGATCCACGTGCAACCGTTATGCGTGAAGCGTGCCACGATGTACTGAAAGAGCTCAACATTCAAGATCCACTACTAGATGTAGCAATGGAACTTGAGCGTATCGCTCTATCGGACGAGTACTTCGTAGAGAAGAAACTGTATCCAAACGTAGACTTCTACTCAGGTATCATTCTTAAAGCGATTGGTATCCCTGTGTCTATGTTCACCGTTATCTTTGCTATGTCTCGTACTGTGGGTTGGATTGCTCACTGGAACGAAATGCACAGCGATCCAGATAACCGTATCGGTCGTCCACGCCAGCTATACACAGGTCAAGCTATGCGTGACTTCAAACCGCTACACGAGCGCGAATAA
- the sdhA gene encoding succinate dehydrogenase flavoprotein subunit, translated as MSIPVREFDAVVIGAGGAGMRAALQISEQGLSCALLSKVFPTRSHTVSAQGGITVALGNSHKDNWQWHMYDTVKGSDYIGDQNAIEYMCKNGPKSVIELEKMGLPFSRFENGSIYQRPFGGQSKEFGGEQAARTAAAADRTGHALLHTLYQQNIKHKTTIFSEWYALDMVKNQDGAVLGCTALCMETGEICYFKAKATILATGGAGRIYASTTNAHINTGDGVGMALRAGVPMQDMEMWQFHPTGIAGAGVLVTEGCRGEGGYLLNKDGERFMERYAPNAKDLAGRDVVARSMMIEIREGRGCDGPWGPHIKLKMDHLGKDVLESRLPGICELSRTFAHVDPVKEPIPVIPTCHYMMGGVPTQVSGQAIKQDASGNDLEVQGLFACGEIASVSVHGANRLGGNSLLDLVVFGRATGLHLGETLAAQTEARPATESDIEASLARTMRWENSASGEDPAQIRKDLQTCMQNSFSVFREGDAMATGLEELKVIRDRLKEAHLADKSKEFNTQRVECLELDNLMETAFSTAVAANYRTESRGAHARFDYPERDDENWLCHSIYNPETEQMSKRDVNMTPVHREAFPPKARTY; from the coding sequence GTGTCTATTCCAGTTCGTGAGTTTGACGCCGTAGTAATCGGCGCTGGTGGTGCAGGCATGCGCGCTGCACTGCAAATTTCTGAGCAAGGCCTCTCTTGTGCTTTGCTTTCAAAAGTGTTCCCAACTCGTTCACATACGGTATCGGCGCAAGGCGGTATCACAGTGGCATTGGGCAACTCTCATAAAGATAACTGGCAGTGGCATATGTATGACACTGTCAAAGGATCTGATTATATCGGTGACCAAAACGCTATCGAATATATGTGTAAAAATGGTCCTAAGTCGGTCATCGAATTAGAAAAAATGGGCTTACCATTTTCTCGTTTCGAGAACGGTTCGATTTATCAGCGTCCATTTGGTGGCCAGTCTAAAGAGTTTGGTGGTGAGCAGGCCGCTCGTACGGCAGCCGCAGCGGACCGTACAGGTCACGCGCTTTTGCATACTCTTTATCAGCAAAATATTAAGCACAAGACCACGATTTTCTCTGAGTGGTATGCGCTTGATATGGTTAAGAACCAAGACGGTGCTGTACTAGGTTGTACCGCCTTGTGTATGGAAACTGGCGAGATTTGCTATTTCAAAGCCAAAGCAACCATTCTTGCAACTGGTGGTGCTGGTCGTATTTACGCTTCCACAACCAATGCTCATATTAATACAGGTGACGGCGTCGGCATGGCCCTTCGTGCTGGTGTACCTATGCAAGATATGGAAATGTGGCAGTTCCACCCAACGGGTATTGCTGGCGCAGGTGTACTTGTTACTGAAGGTTGTCGTGGTGAAGGTGGTTATCTTCTTAATAAAGATGGCGAGCGCTTTATGGAGCGTTATGCGCCAAACGCGAAAGACCTTGCGGGTCGTGATGTGGTTGCGCGCTCAATGATGATCGAAATTCGTGAAGGTCGCGGTTGTGATGGCCCTTGGGGTCCACACATCAAGCTTAAGATGGATCACCTAGGTAAAGACGTTCTTGAGTCTCGCCTACCTGGTATTTGTGAGCTGTCTCGTACATTCGCACACGTTGACCCAGTGAAAGAGCCAATCCCAGTTATCCCAACCTGTCACTATATGATGGGTGGTGTACCGACTCAGGTGTCTGGTCAAGCGATCAAACAAGACGCTTCAGGCAACGATCTGGAAGTTCAAGGTCTATTCGCTTGTGGTGAAATTGCTTCTGTATCTGTACACGGTGCGAACCGTCTAGGTGGTAACTCGCTACTTGACCTTGTCGTGTTTGGTCGTGCAACCGGTCTTCACCTAGGTGAGACGCTGGCTGCGCAAACGGAAGCTCGCCCAGCAACTGAGTCAGACATTGAAGCTTCACTGGCTCGTACCATGCGTTGGGAGAACAGTGCATCGGGTGAAGACCCAGCTCAAATCCGTAAAGATCTGCAAACCTGTATGCAAAACAGCTTCTCGGTATTCCGTGAAGGTGATGCGATGGCAACCGGTCTAGAAGAGCTAAAAGTGATTCGTGACCGCTTGAAAGAAGCGCATCTTGCAGACAAGTCGAAAGAGTTCAACACTCAGCGTGTAGAGTGTCTAGAGCTTGATAATTTGATGGAAACAGCCTTCTCGACTGCAGTCGCAGCAAACTACCGTACCGAGAGTCGCGGTGCTCACGCTCGCTTTGATTACCCAGAGCGTGATGATGAGAACTGGCTATGTCACTCAATCTACAACCCTGAAACTGAGCAGATGTCGAAGCGTGATGTCAACATGACCCCTGTTCACCGTGAAGCTTTCCCGCCGAAAGCACGTACGTACTAA
- a CDS encoding succinate dehydrogenase iron-sulfur subunit has protein sequence MKLNFSLYRYNPDVDNKPYMKDYTLEVDEGSDMMVLDALILLKEQDPTISFRRSCREGVCGSDGLNMNGKNGLACITPLSALEGGKIVIRPLPGLPVVRDLIVDMTQFYDNYAKVKPFLISDGNVPPSRENLQMPEERAHLDGLYECIMCACCTTSCPSFWWNPDKFIGPAGLLAAYRWLIDSRDTATDERLSNLDDAFSVFRCHGIMNCVSVCPKGLNPTKAIGHIKSMLVNRSV, from the coding sequence ATGAAACTTAATTTCTCTCTTTACCGTTACAATCCGGATGTAGATAACAAACCCTACATGAAAGACTACACCTTAGAGGTGGATGAAGGGTCGGACATGATGGTGCTTGATGCTCTAATACTATTGAAAGAGCAAGACCCAACAATTTCGTTCCGTCGCTCTTGCCGTGAAGGTGTGTGTGGCTCTGATGGCTTGAACATGAATGGCAAAAATGGCCTTGCCTGTATAACACCGCTATCAGCGCTTGAGGGTGGCAAGATTGTCATTCGACCATTACCGGGACTTCCGGTGGTTCGAGACTTGATTGTCGACATGACTCAGTTTTATGATAACTACGCGAAAGTTAAGCCATTTCTTATCTCAGATGGAAATGTGCCACCGTCGCGTGAAAACCTGCAAATGCCTGAAGAACGTGCTCACCTTGATGGACTGTATGAGTGCATCATGTGTGCGTGTTGTACGACGTCTTGTCCATCTTTCTGGTGGAACCCAGACAAGTTTATTGGACCTGCAGGTCTTCTCGCTGCGTATCGCTGGCTGATTGATAGTCGTGATACCGCAACGGATGAACGCTTATCAAATCTTGATGATGCGTTTAGTGTTTTCCGTTGTCACGGCATCATGAACTGTGTCAGTGTATGTCCTAAGGGACTCAACCCAACGAAAGCCATTGGTCATATCAAATCAATGCTTGTGAATCGTTCGGTGTAA